The Synergistaceae bacterium genome window below encodes:
- a CDS encoding polyprenyl synthetase family protein, with protein MDKMDIKHIKEVLEDYRIFFEKYLAVSLDLRRAGVPQKLHESMEYSLNAGGKRLRPVLCLATAERCGCARSDALPMALGLEMLHTATLIHDDLPCMDDDNMRRGKPSNHTVFGETLAVLAGDALIAQSVEYPLVNSKHIQPHRLIRAMQIFSGAIGPSGVCGGQALDMDTSASDEDPDYVRHTAALKTGALIRAAILSGAALGTDDEEILQCYYDYGTHMGSAFQIVDDILDVTGTAEELGKTPGKDTEHGKITHVSVYGLDKARQMAQRESMLAKEAIIKILPTDDFLPNLPDYLVGRTY; from the coding sequence ATGGATAAGATGGACATAAAACATATCAAAGAGGTCCTCGAAGATTATCGCATATTTTTTGAGAAATACCTTGCCGTTTCACTTGATCTGCGCAGAGCAGGCGTGCCTCAGAAGCTCCACGAATCCATGGAGTATTCCCTGAACGCAGGAGGGAAAAGGCTGCGTCCCGTGCTGTGCCTGGCCACGGCGGAACGCTGCGGCTGCGCTCGCTCAGATGCTCTTCCAATGGCTCTCGGACTTGAGATGCTGCACACCGCGACCCTCATACACGACGACCTCCCATGTATGGACGACGACAATATGAGACGCGGGAAGCCTTCCAACCATACGGTATTTGGAGAAACGCTTGCAGTTCTTGCCGGCGACGCGCTTATCGCACAATCAGTGGAATATCCGCTCGTTAATTCAAAGCACATACAGCCGCACAGGCTTATAAGGGCAATGCAGATATTCAGCGGCGCAATCGGTCCGTCAGGGGTATGCGGCGGACAGGCGCTGGATATGGACACTTCCGCATCTGATGAAGACCCTGATTATGTACGCCACACAGCCGCACTTAAAACAGGAGCTCTCATACGCGCAGCAATACTTTCAGGGGCTGCGCTTGGCACCGATGATGAAGAAATACTGCAATGCTATTATGATTACGGCACGCATATGGGCTCGGCATTCCAGATCGTGGACGATATACTGGATGTCACGGGCACCGCGGAGGAACTAGGCAAAACACCTGGCAAGGATACAGAACATGGGAAAATTACCCACGTCTCGGTTTATGGACTTGACAAAGCACGTCAGATGGCTCAACGTGAATCTATGCTTGCGAAAGAAGCAATTATAAAAATTCTGCCGACAGATGATTTTCTTCCAAACCTGCCGGATTACCTCGTAGGTCGGACATATTAG
- the xseB gene encoding exodeoxyribonuclease VII small subunit, translated as MNFSEKMSELDKILRKLEGEAIPLEEALAEFERGIGLVKECRSFLDEAHQKVTMLTETGEIPFDSQVSGKGENK; from the coding sequence ATGAACTTCAGCGAAAAGATGAGTGAACTCGATAAAATCCTTAGAAAACTGGAAGGTGAAGCTATACCTCTTGAAGAGGCATTGGCTGAATTTGAGCGCGGGATCGGCCTGGTCAAAGAGTGCCGCTCATTCCTCGACGAAGCGCATCAGAAAGTGACAATGTTGACAGAGACAGGAGAAATACCATTCGACAGTCAGGTATCCGGTAAAGGCGAAAATAAATAA
- the rpmB gene encoding 50S ribosomal protein L28, with amino-acid sequence MSKFCDCCGRGPVTGNAVSHSNRHTRRRWLINIQNIRVDVGGGETRKLHICTKCLRSGKVQRAV; translated from the coding sequence TTGTCCAAGTTCTGTGATTGCTGCGGTCGTGGACCGGTGACTGGAAATGCCGTCAGCCACTCTAACCGCCACACCAGGCGCCGTTGGTTGATTAATATTCAGAATATACGCGTTGATGTTGGCGGCGGAGAGACCCGAAAGCTTCATATCTGCACGAAGTGCCTCCGTTCCGGTAAAGTACAGAGGGCCGTTTAA
- a CDS encoding DNA translocase FtsK, giving the protein MKLKMMIGRKQREKLKIGMRSSVKGKGIHAQAEKWLLFFSLIALFVSLYIAASLYTRWTGSFGLKISASLLSSIGGAVIIPLLFTAYICISKLFSKQIPNLTRQVLGTALLFILAALLLGLGEITGSDKVTRTSWLAAGQFGTYTAQNIFYMLGAIGTLMFGVVILCFAFILYKIPVIKYIKLPKIAFFGNCRHADNENKPAEDTDNINFGEINSEAPNITVFAGTDYFGSAADFVDNPPSIGRVVMPAAPIDGSCEAVIHDPEFNLEKTNSKAKPDKGIFPPPIEIFGSEESHDGEVDEEKAMPLGEKIVKTLEQFNIESRLAEILVGPTVIQFRIQLAPGIKVSRVAALANDIALAMAVPSLRIEAPIPGKPFVGIEIPNPKRRGIPLRTIIEDPAYKESGVMLPLPFGIAVNGDSVIVGLEGLPHLLVAGTTGSGKSVFINSCIAGLCSMRTPEELRMILVDPKRVEMAIYDRLPHLLTPPVTDTKKAVHVLAWAIREMETRYASFAKARVRNMEGFNKKAIPKDRLPNIVIVVDELADLMMTAPKEVEEYICRLAQMARATGIHLILATQRPSVNVITGLIKANIPARVAFTLPSNADSRTILDCAGAEKLLGKGDMLFLSTKYPKPIRIQSPWIDEKVLSGWLEYLTNLFGEPDFIDIDSQNGPSGHTENIAFDDDMLEDAIETVMTTGIASASGLQRRLRVGFSRASRLIDMMEQIGIVGPADGSKPREILVDEEEAQELLNNTKNCF; this is encoded by the coding sequence GTGAAGCTTAAAATGATGATCGGAAGAAAACAGAGAGAAAAATTAAAAATTGGTATGCGCTCTTCAGTAAAGGGAAAGGGCATACATGCCCAGGCTGAAAAATGGCTGCTGTTTTTCAGCCTTATCGCTCTGTTTGTATCTCTTTATATCGCAGCATCGCTTTATACTCGGTGGACAGGTTCCTTTGGCCTGAAAATTTCAGCCTCTCTCCTGAGCTCAATAGGCGGAGCAGTCATAATCCCGCTCTTATTTACAGCATATATATGCATATCAAAGCTTTTTTCAAAACAGATCCCCAACTTGACAAGACAGGTGCTGGGCACGGCACTTCTTTTTATTCTCGCGGCACTGCTGCTTGGACTGGGTGAAATAACAGGATCAGATAAAGTCACACGTACCTCATGGCTTGCAGCCGGACAATTTGGAACATATACAGCCCAAAATATTTTTTATATGCTGGGCGCCATCGGGACCCTGATGTTCGGGGTCGTCATTCTTTGTTTCGCTTTTATTTTGTATAAAATTCCGGTAATAAAATATATCAAACTGCCCAAAATAGCTTTTTTCGGCAATTGCCGGCATGCTGATAATGAAAATAAACCTGCGGAAGACACTGACAATATAAATTTTGGCGAAATAAATTCCGAAGCACCTAACATCACAGTCTTTGCCGGAACGGACTATTTCGGATCAGCGGCTGATTTTGTGGATAATCCGCCTTCTATCGGCAGGGTCGTCATGCCGGCAGCGCCGATCGATGGGTCCTGCGAAGCTGTTATCCATGACCCTGAGTTCAACCTGGAAAAAACAAACTCAAAGGCTAAGCCGGACAAAGGCATTTTCCCTCCCCCAATTGAAATATTCGGCAGTGAAGAGTCCCATGATGGAGAGGTAGACGAAGAAAAAGCTATGCCTCTCGGGGAAAAGATAGTCAAGACCCTTGAACAGTTTAATATAGAATCCAGACTGGCGGAGATACTCGTCGGCCCGACAGTGATCCAATTTCGCATACAACTTGCACCTGGCATCAAAGTCAGCAGGGTAGCCGCCTTGGCAAATGATATAGCTTTGGCAATGGCAGTCCCAAGCCTGCGCATAGAAGCGCCTATTCCGGGCAAACCATTCGTAGGCATAGAAATACCGAACCCTAAGAGACGAGGTATCCCGCTGCGTACAATTATCGAGGATCCAGCATATAAGGAAAGCGGCGTTATGCTCCCCCTGCCGTTCGGCATCGCAGTCAACGGAGATTCGGTGATTGTTGGACTGGAAGGCCTTCCGCACCTTCTGGTCGCAGGGACAACAGGCTCAGGCAAAAGCGTCTTCATTAATTCATGCATCGCAGGCCTCTGCTCGATGCGCACACCGGAGGAACTGCGCATGATACTGGTAGATCCCAAGCGCGTTGAAATGGCGATCTACGACAGACTGCCTCATCTGCTCACCCCTCCTGTCACCGATACAAAAAAAGCAGTACATGTCCTTGCCTGGGCTATAAGGGAAATGGAGACACGTTACGCTTCATTCGCAAAAGCCAGAGTAAGAAACATGGAGGGATTTAACAAAAAAGCTATTCCCAAGGACAGACTGCCTAATATAGTAATAGTGGTCGATGAACTTGCTGATCTGATGATGACTGCGCCAAAAGAAGTGGAAGAGTACATCTGCAGGCTGGCACAGATGGCACGTGCAACCGGGATACACCTTATACTGGCTACACAGAGACCATCCGTGAACGTTATAACCGGTTTGATCAAGGCAAATATTCCTGCAAGGGTCGCGTTCACACTTCCAAGCAATGCGGATTCACGCACGATACTCGACTGCGCGGGGGCGGAAAAACTTTTAGGCAAGGGAGATATGCTCTTCCTTTCGACGAAGTATCCCAAACCGATAAGGATACAGTCTCCGTGGATAGATGAAAAGGTCCTCAGCGGCTGGCTGGAATATTTGACAAACCTTTTTGGAGAGCCGGATTTTATTGATATCGACAGCCAGAACGGACCGTCTGGGCATACAGAGAACATAGCCTTTGACGACGACATGCTTGAGGACGCAATAGAGACAGTCATGACAACTGGAATAGCATCGGCCAGCGGGCTTCAGCGCCGTTTGAGAGTAGGGTTTTCGCGTGCTTCCAGGCTTATCGATATGATGGAACAAATCGGGATAGTAGGTCCGGCCGATGGATCCAAGCCAAGAGAGATACTAGTGGATGAAGAAGAGGCTCAGGAATTACTAAACAACACAAAAAACTGCTTCTGA
- a CDS encoding TldD/PmbA family protein gives MIRDLIDIINEDIRYSLKNGADYADIFIQSGIGHSVHYEDGRIEELSSSDTDGSGARIIIGDKTYYSHAHGTSLKNIQSTFAGAMYSATGKQLRVSENSDELMPETGERISPPDVDFLHSLDSGIRKQSKFIRQAAFRYSISQRKILVIKSDGSFAEDVRNYCSFAAQVITEKDGVLQTGSERRCMSIPHAGFWYDYAPEKTVQAALDRALLMLDAKPCPAGKMRVLLAGEAGGTIVHEACGHGLEADIVEKDYSIYRGKKGEKVANEVVTMVDDPTIPNLYGSYKYDDEGTPAARNVLIENGVLKKYMTDILSARTSGLQLTGNGRRESYRNIPVPRMSNTFLLPGNSDFDSMLAQTGDGLYVKKMGGGEVNPTSGDFVFYVSEAYIIRNGKVKDTVKGAILTGNGPSALLNIIALGNNLIMEPGVCGKSGQGVPVTDGQPSMLIDGLTVGGSEA, from the coding sequence ATGATTAGAGATCTGATAGACATTATTAACGAGGATATCCGATATTCGCTCAAAAACGGGGCGGATTACGCCGACATATTCATACAGTCAGGGATAGGGCATTCAGTGCATTACGAGGACGGGCGGATAGAAGAATTGTCATCTTCTGACACAGACGGTTCGGGAGCGAGGATAATTATAGGAGACAAGACATATTATTCCCATGCGCATGGCACGTCTTTAAAAAACATTCAAAGCACATTTGCCGGGGCAATGTATTCCGCCACGGGAAAACAACTGCGCGTATCAGAGAACAGCGATGAGCTGATGCCGGAAACAGGGGAAAGGATCTCGCCTCCAGATGTTGATTTTCTCCACAGCCTTGATTCAGGCATCAGAAAACAGTCAAAGTTCATTCGCCAGGCAGCTTTCAGATACAGCATTTCACAGCGAAAAATTTTGGTAATTAAATCTGACGGATCATTCGCAGAGGACGTACGCAACTACTGCAGCTTTGCTGCCCAGGTGATAACGGAGAAGGACGGTGTACTCCAGACAGGCTCTGAGAGACGTTGTATGTCCATCCCGCATGCCGGTTTCTGGTATGATTATGCTCCTGAAAAAACTGTGCAGGCGGCTCTTGATAGAGCCCTTCTTATGCTTGATGCAAAACCGTGCCCTGCCGGAAAAATGAGGGTGCTGCTAGCCGGAGAGGCAGGGGGAACAATAGTGCACGAGGCATGCGGTCATGGATTGGAAGCAGACATAGTCGAAAAAGATTATTCGATTTACAGAGGGAAAAAGGGGGAAAAGGTGGCCAATGAAGTTGTCACTATGGTTGACGATCCTACTATACCTAACCTTTACGGTTCATATAAATATGACGACGAAGGAACTCCGGCGGCGCGTAATGTACTCATCGAAAACGGAGTGCTAAAAAAATATATGACAGACATCTTGTCTGCAAGGACATCGGGGCTTCAGTTGACAGGAAATGGGAGAAGGGAGTCATACAGGAATATCCCGGTGCCGCGGATGAGCAACACTTTCCTTTTGCCGGGCAATTCAGATTTTGATTCTATGTTGGCTCAGACGGGCGATGGGCTTTACGTTAAAAAGATGGGCGGAGGAGAGGTCAACCCGACATCGGGAGATTTTGTCTTCTACGTTTCAGAGGCTTACATTATCAGGAACGGAAAGGTAAAAGACACGGTAAAGGGAGCTATATTGACAGGAAACGGGCCTTCGGCACTTCTGAACATAATCGCACTTGGCAATAACCTGATAATGGAACCGGGGGTATGTGGGAAATCGGGACAGGGAGTGCCGGTAACTGACGGACAGCCTTCAATGCTTATCGATGGACTGACGGTAGGCGGAAGTGAAGCTTAA
- a CDS encoding DUF4911 domain-containing protein, whose amino-acid sequence MIESICEISLTVPQKDIYYISWNIDACEGLGFLQTDEPSAGKVTVFTPLCLIDDMYSFIDGLRAEGVNVEITGVKGLKEKTDD is encoded by the coding sequence GTGATTGAGAGCATCTGCGAAATAAGCCTCACTGTGCCGCAGAAGGATATATACTATATAAGCTGGAACATAGACGCATGCGAGGGACTTGGTTTCCTGCAAACAGATGAGCCGTCGGCGGGAAAGGTAACAGTCTTTACGCCGCTTTGCCTGATAGATGACATGTACTCTTTTATCGACGGGCTCAGAGCCGAGGGCGTCAACGTTGAGATAACCGGTGTAAAAGGATTGAAGGAGAAAACAGATGATTAG
- the mltG gene encoding endolytic transglycosylase MltG has protein sequence MNNRLTDNIALIMASVIYCCFCFVMPVLCPDIFKEAGKKTEVSITSGMSAHSAAIAIRDAGVSDDPQDLVRWMVKFGIDRSIKPGIYKLRPGNALSVAKQLKDAIPETRTVTIIPGMRYHSISYAIFGSGDKKDRLAQILAKDDIFPEEMRGKLPKEPRGRIIFLLPETYFLSPGDDIGEQFVRRASRLWFERVGKNIPMSMDSDSLFKRGILASLVENEAKVPEDRPVLAGIFLNRLNKNMRLQSCATVIYCWEEKGQKKNRLTYKDLEIDSPYNTYTNTGLPPGPISVPSIGSWESALNPQKSDYLFFFATDNGSHIFSRTYEEHLRRQKKEANQ, from the coding sequence TTGAATAACAGGTTGACCGATAATATCGCATTGATTATGGCATCTGTAATATATTGTTGTTTTTGTTTCGTTATGCCGGTCCTCTGTCCGGATATCTTCAAAGAGGCGGGGAAGAAAACAGAAGTCTCGATAACATCGGGAATGTCGGCTCACAGCGCAGCTATTGCCATCCGGGACGCCGGCGTATCGGATGACCCGCAGGATCTTGTCAGGTGGATGGTCAAATTTGGGATAGACAGATCGATAAAACCTGGAATATATAAACTAAGACCAGGAAACGCCCTGTCAGTGGCAAAACAACTTAAGGACGCGATACCGGAGACACGGACAGTAACGATCATCCCCGGTATGAGATACCACAGTATCTCATATGCGATATTCGGCTCCGGAGATAAAAAGGACAGGCTGGCACAGATACTTGCCAAAGATGACATTTTCCCTGAGGAAATGAGAGGAAAGCTTCCAAAAGAACCGCGGGGCAGGATCATATTTCTTTTGCCAGAAACATACTTCCTCTCTCCCGGAGACGACATCGGTGAGCAGTTTGTCAGGCGCGCATCAAGATTGTGGTTTGAACGGGTCGGCAAAAATATTCCTATGTCCATGGACAGTGACTCACTGTTTAAACGCGGGATCCTGGCCTCACTTGTTGAAAATGAGGCAAAGGTTCCGGAGGATAGGCCGGTGCTTGCAGGTATTTTCCTGAACAGGCTTAATAAAAACATGCGGCTGCAGTCATGTGCTACTGTCATTTACTGCTGGGAGGAGAAAGGGCAGAAAAAAAATCGCCTTACATATAAGGACCTGGAGATAGATTCTCCATACAACACCTATACCAACACAGGCCTCCCTCCGGGCCCCATTTCAGTGCCATCTATAGGATCATGGGAGAGCGCCCTTAATCCCCAAAAGAGTGATTATCTCTTTTTCTTTGCTACTGACAACGGGAGCCATATCTTCAGCCGCACTTACGAGGAACATCTGCGCAGGCAAAAGAAGGAGGCAAATCAGTGA